In one Nicotiana tomentosiformis chromosome 6, ASM39032v3, whole genome shotgun sequence genomic region, the following are encoded:
- the LOC104100703 gene encoding heat stress transcription factor A-1-like — translation MEAIHEIGNSPPPFLCKTYEMVDDLSTDSVVSWSKSNNSFVVWNVLEFSRDILPKYFKHNNFSSFVRQLNTYGYRKVDPDCWEFANEGFLRGHKHLLKTISRRKPSQMQVHQDTASQVQSVSVESCVEVGKFGIEEEVERLKRDKSIHMEELVKLKQQQQATDHCLENVGQRLHLMEQREQQTMSFLAKALQSPGFIAELIHQPNEGNRRIHGMKKKRRFPNQEEEIYAGKPVSTLHDRQIVRYQPLMNEAAKALLQKILKTNASGRLETKVKNTNGFLTSHGHAFENTLDSAGICSHISGVTLPQLPTSSQSHLTSDSGFPFNSNLSAIPEIQYSPSLIPGEAKVPHFPGLNALNFQIDHVLPEVSEGHGINILDNFGITDLKRSGTGDLPDIDRMQGIVDGVTSVVPDRFSTDTDIDVFFDEMPKLPGINDIFWDHILSTSPLTGDKHEIGSLALEDGLAKEEDVPGIQESAFDKKKHLSYLT, via the exons ATGGAAGCAATTCATGAGATAGGAAATTCGCCACCGCCTTTTCTGTGCAAGACGTATGAGATGGTGGACGATTTGTCGACCGATTCAGTGGTGTCTTGGAGTAAGAGTAATAACAGCTTCGTCGTCTGGAACGTGCTGGAGTTTTCGAGAGATATTTTGCCCAAGTATTTTAAGCACAATAATTTCTCCAGCTTTGTTAGGCAGTTGAATACTTAT GGTTACAGGAAGGTTGATCCAGACTGCTGGGAATTTGCAAATGAGGGATTCCTTAGAGGCCACAAACACCTGTTGAAGACCATAAGTAGGCGAAAACCATCTCAAATGCAGGTCCATCAGGACACCGCCTCCCAAGTGCAAAGTGTATCTGTTGAATCTTGTGTTGAAGTTGGGAAGTTTGGAATAGAAGAAGAGGTTGAAAGGCTTAAAAGAGATAAAAGTATTCATATGGAGGAGCTAGTCAAGTTGAAACAGCAGCAGCAGGCAACAGACCACTGCTTAGAGAATGTTGGGCAGCGTCTTCATTTAATGGAGCAAAGAGAACAGCAAACCATGTCATTCCTTGCTAAGGCCTTGCAGAGCCCTGGCTTTATAGCCGAGCTTATTCATCAACCCAATGAAGGTAACAGGCGCATTCATGGGatgaaaaagaagaggagatttCCCAACCAGGAAGAAGAAATTTATGCAGGCAAGCCTGTCAGTACTTTGCATGACAGGCAGATAGTCCGTTACCAGCCTTTAATGAATGAGGCAGCAAAAGCATTGCTGCAGAAGATCCTGAAAACTAATGCATCTGGTAGGCTGGAAACCAAAGTTAAGAATACAAATGGTTTTTTGACTAGTCATGGCCATGCTTTCGAAAATACATTAGACAGTGCTGGTATATGCAGTCATATTTCTGGGGTTACCCTTCCACAACTGCCAACTTCTTCACAATCTCATCTGACGTCGGATTCAGGATTTCCATTCAACTCAAATTTATCTGCCATTCCTGAGATCCAATATTCCCCTAGTCTGATTCCTGGGGAAGCCAAAGTCCCTCACTTTCCTGGTTTAAATGCACTTAACTTTCAGATAGACCATGTTCTGCCTGAAGTTTCAGAAGGACATGGGATAAATATACTGGACAATTTTGGAATAACTGACCTTAAGCGGTCGGGAACTGGGGATTTGCCAGACATTGACAGAATGCAAGGCATTGTGGATGGTGTAACATCAGTTGTCCCTGATAGATTTTCCACAGATACTGATATTGATGTCTTTTTTGACGAGATGCCTAAGCTTCCAGGCATTAATGACATTTTCTGGGATCACATTCTTTCTACAAGCCCTCTCACTGGGGATAAGCATGAGATTGGTTCTCTAGCATTAGAAGATGGTTTAGCGAAGGAAGAGGATGTTCCAGGAATTCAAGAGAGTGCTTTCGATAAAAAGAAGCATTTGAGTTATCTTACTTAA